The proteins below come from a single Halobacillus salinarum genomic window:
- a CDS encoding sulfatase family protein, whose translation MTNKPNVILFGIDSLRRDFMSSYGYYHQTTPHIDKFAEEGVLFEKHFSPSIPTTPAYASMLSGRDCFGTDVVALRHKGPMGEGTKTLAEILGDNDYNTTCVGFSNNPSARGFQKYLDYEAWLPDETGRCPKAENLNDVAIPELKRLQAEEKPFFLFLRHMDPHSPYMPPRPFERMFYAGDEKDPDNKSMEPVYNFKPHADFFKSWIPKGVTDKDYVIAQYEGAIAYMDACIQNIFAQVEELGIEEETLIVVTADHGETLYEHECYFDHHGMYDNCLVVPLIFQYKGRLPEGKRLTDPTLIQDITPTILEIIGIETDLPFDGRSLVNMINGDGPEPVAEFYITECTWMRKHGWRTPEWKLIQALEPDFHFKPEIELYNLIKDPGENRNVADEEPEVAALLQKRMKAYIAKRERETGRVNPMYTNTGYHGFGEEPMEDSQQAYETMYLGSITKAKGLQADDKKQTVK comes from the coding sequence ATGACGAATAAACCAAATGTCATTTTATTTGGTATTGATAGTTTGCGAAGGGATTTCATGAGCAGTTACGGTTACTACCACCAAACCACCCCGCACATTGACAAATTTGCTGAAGAGGGGGTTTTGTTCGAAAAACATTTCAGCCCAAGTATTCCGACTACTCCGGCGTATGCATCCATGTTGTCCGGCAGGGATTGCTTTGGCACCGACGTTGTCGCGTTGAGGCATAAGGGACCTATGGGCGAAGGTACGAAAACATTAGCGGAAATATTAGGGGATAATGATTACAATACGACCTGTGTCGGATTCTCCAATAATCCTTCTGCAAGAGGATTCCAAAAATACTTGGACTACGAAGCATGGCTGCCGGATGAAACGGGACGATGTCCGAAAGCAGAAAACCTGAACGACGTTGCCATCCCTGAATTGAAACGGCTGCAGGCAGAAGAAAAACCTTTCTTCTTGTTCCTGCGTCATATGGACCCGCATTCGCCTTACATGCCTCCTCGTCCTTTCGAGAGAATGTTTTATGCCGGAGATGAAAAGGATCCGGACAATAAATCAATGGAACCCGTCTATAACTTCAAACCACATGCTGATTTCTTTAAATCCTGGATCCCGAAAGGTGTGACCGATAAGGATTATGTCATTGCTCAGTATGAAGGGGCGATCGCTTACATGGATGCATGCATCCAAAATATCTTCGCTCAAGTTGAAGAGCTGGGAATAGAAGAAGAAACATTAATTGTAGTGACAGCCGATCACGGCGAAACGCTGTACGAGCATGAATGTTACTTCGACCATCACGGTATGTATGACAACTGCCTGGTCGTTCCACTGATTTTTCAGTATAAAGGCAGGCTCCCTGAAGGAAAACGTCTGACGGATCCGACATTAATTCAGGACATTACCCCGACGATCCTGGAGATAATCGGTATCGAAACAGACCTTCCATTCGACGGACGAAGCCTTGTTAACATGATTAATGGAGATGGACCAGAGCCAGTAGCTGAATTTTACATTACCGAATGTACATGGATGCGTAAACATGGCTGGCGTACTCCAGAATGGAAGCTGATTCAGGCCCTGGAGCCGGACTTTCACTTCAAGCCTGAAATAGAGCTGTATAACCTTATCAAAGATCCGGGAGAAAATCGCAATGTGGCAGACGAAGAGCCTGAAGTAGCCGCCTTGCTGCAAAAACGGATGAAGGCATACATCGCCAAGCGTGAGAGGGAAACAGGCAGGGTCAATCCGATGTACACTAACACCGGCTATCATGGCTTTGGTGAGGAGCCGATGGAAGATTCCCAGCAAGCCTATGAGACTATGTATTTGGGATCTATAACAAAAGCAAAAGGCCTGCAGGCGGATGATAAGAAGCAAACAGTTAAATAG